From Azospirillaceae bacterium:
ACGACCTGCGCGACTATGCCATCATCAATGAGCGCCTGGCCCAGCGCCTGATCGACATCCGGTCCGACGACGTGCCCATGGGCATCTGCCACTGCGACTTCCATTCCAGCAACGTCCACGTGGCGGATGACGGCCAGATCATGCTGCTGGATTTCGATGGTACCGGTGAAGACTATCTCATGCAGGACGTGAAGAACTTCGTCTGGGGCAACGTCTTCTACGGCTTCTCCGACAGCTACGGCGAGGCGTTCGAGCGCGGGTACGAAAGTGTCCGCCCCTTCACCGCCGACGAAAAGCGGCATGGCGAACTGTTCCTGCTGGCCAAGGCGTTCCGCCTGGTCTCCGGCATGGCGGAATCCTCCGCCGCCGTGGGCCGCGGCACGCTGCGGTTCCGCAACCTGGATTGGTTGGGCGACTACATCAAGTCGCGCGCCCGTCCGCTCGGCCTGCTGTGATCTGACACCGCTGAAAGGCAGGGGCGCTCCCCCTACCCTGCCTTTCGGTGGCGGTGACCGGACATCCGGCAAGGCCGTAAACCGCCGAGGTATCCCATGGATGATCTCGCCGCCCTCATGGCGAACGACGAAGAATTACTGACGGGCCTGCAAAAGAACGGGCCCATCAACCTACCCAGGGCTTATGAAATCATGGACCGGTTCGGCATCGACGGGCTGGTCCTGGGCGATCCGTTGAACGTGTTCCACGTGTTGGGTTACTGGCCGCAGATCGGGACCACCCGGCAAGGCCAGCCGCCCACGACGTTCGCCATTTTGACCCGCGACGCGACGCGGCCGCCGGCCATCGTCACCTCGCACTTCATTTATTACTATACCTTCGTGGACGGTGGCCCGCGTGACCAGGTGGCCGCCTACCTGTTCCAGGACGCGGGCGACCAGGGGGCGGAGGATTTTGCCCCCGTCTTCCCGGGATTCTTCGCCAGCCGGGGTGCCGCCCCGCTGACGACGGTGGAGGAACGGCGCCGGTCGCGCACCGACGCCGCCGTGGCCGGCCGCCCCGTCTTCGCCGATGCCGGCGGCGCACTGAGCCGGGCGCTGCGCGACCTGGGCCTGTGGCAGGGCCGCATCGCCTATGACCACGAAGTCACCCGCATGGTGTGCGAGCGGCACGAACGGCCGGGCGAACTGGTCCCGGCCGACAATTTCCTGCGCTGGATCCGCATCGTGAAGTCGCCGCTGGAACTGGCGCTGATGCGCCGGGGGGCGGAGGCCAACGCGGCGGCGGTGGATGCCGTCATCGCCCAGGTCCGCGCCGGCGTGAATTACCGTGAGATGCGCCAGCTGTTCGCCCTGGAAAGCGCCCGGCGGGCCAACCGCGCCGTGTTCATGACCATCGACCGCGTCTCCTCCGAACTGCCGACGCAGGACCGGGTGCGCGAGGGCCAGTCGCTGTTCTTCGACGGCGTCGGCCATTTCCAGAACTATCACGGCGACTATGCCCGCACCGTCTTCGTGGGCGAGCCGGTGGCCGCCGCCCGCCGCGCCGCTGATGCCGCCGTGGCCGGCTGGAAGGCCATCCGGGAGCAGTTGCGCCCCGGCATGCGTTTCTCCGAAGTCAGCCGCATCGGCCTGGACACGCTGAAGAAATCCGGTGTCGGCGACATCGTCACCTTCGGCCCCCACAGCGTCGGCCTGATGCACACGGATGAGCCGGGCGAGGTGCGCGGCGGCTTCTACGGCAAGAACGACCTTGTGCTGGAAGAGAACATGGTCCTGAGCGTCGATTGTCCCTCGCTGGACACCGGCATCGGCGGATCGGTCCATATCGAGGATCTGGTGGTGATCACCCGCGACGGGGCGGAGCCTATCCACCACCTCGGCAACCACGTCATCATGATTTGAGGCGCCCCATGTATCTATCAATCCATATCGACGTTTCGCCGCAGGACGCGGACAGGGCGCCAATCGACCACCGCGCCGACCGGATCGAGGCGGCCAAGGCCGACTTCGTCCTGCTGGCGCGGGAGACCGACGGCGGCGGGTTGCAGCCCAGCCGGGTGGAGGCGGTGGTGACACTGCCCTGGATCACCGGCCGGCTGAGCACCCCGGTGGTGGTGGCCGCCCTGCCGGCGCTGCACGCCGTGCCCTTCCACATCGCCCGCGCCCTGTCGGCGGCGGATTTCCTGTCCGCCGGCCGCTGCGGCTGGATGCCCATGACCGCCGGCGGTGCGCGGTATGACGCCGCCTATGGCGACGGCTACCGCCTGGCCGACGACCAGACCCGCGCCAAGTATGAGGATTTCATCCGTGCCACCCAGGCCCTGTGGGACAGCTGGGATGACGACGCCCTGATCATCGACAAGGCCGCCGGCGTCTATCTCGACAGCGCCAAGGTGCGCCGGGTCGATTATCGCGGGCCCTTCTTCTCCAGCATGGGTCCGCTGAACGCCGCCCGCCCGCCGCAGGGTTATCCCGTGCTGGTGCGCGACCTGGACGACGTGGCCGAAAGTGCCGTGCCCGCCGATGTCGTCCTGGGCAGCCTGTCCCAGCTGGCGGCGGCCGGCGCCGGCGCGGTGCGCCTGGTGAAGGCGACAGCCGCCACGGTCGACCAGGCCGTGGGCGCCGTCCGGGAAGGTGCGGCCGATGGCCTGCACCTGGTGGGCGAAAGCGCCCTTGAATTGCTGGAAGCGCTGCGCGCCAAGCACCCCGTGGCCGAAAAGGCCGGGGCCACCGCCCGCGCGCGCCTGGGGCTGACCAAGCCCGCCAACCCCTATTCGGAAAGGGCCCAGGCCTGATGTCGAACAAGAACGGTAGACTGCACCTGTGGGCCTTCCTCCAGGGCATCGGCTTTTTCCCCGGCGGCTGGCGTGATGAGGGGGCCACCCCCCGCGCCGTGTTCGACCGCGGCTATTACGAGCGGCTGGGCCGCCTGGTGGAAGAGGCGCGCTTCGACGCCATCGTCTTCGGCGACCAGCTTCAGGGCCGCGACGCCGCCGGGCGCACGCCCTCACGCCTGGCCATCCCCACGCTGGATCCCTTCACCCTGCTGTCGGTGATGGCCGGGGCCACCAGCCGTGTCGGCCTGGTTTCCACCGTCTCCACCACCTATAACGAGCCGGCGGAAGTGGCGGCCAAGTTCGCCGCCCTGAACTTCGTCAGCCAGGGCCGCGCCGGCTGGAACATCGTCACCACCGCGCATCCGAATTCGCCCTGGAACTTCGGTGAGACGGAACTGCTGGAAAAGTCGCAGCGCTACGCCCGCGCCAAGGCCTTCGTCGACGCGGCCGAGGTGTTCTGGAAGGACGCCGGTGGCAAGCCGGCCGGCGACCGCGCCGCCGCCATGGCCAACGACTGGTTCAACTTCAGCGGCACGCTGGACTTCCCGACCTCCCCCCAGTACCGCCCGGTGCTGGTGCAGGCGGGACAGTCGCCCGACGGCCGCGACTTCGCGGCGCAAACGGCGGAGGCCATCTTCTGCCCCGCGCCCACCATCGATGCCGGCCGCAGCTATCGCGACGACATCCATGAGCGGGCCCGCCGCTTCGGCCGCAAGCCGGAAGAGATCCTGATCATGCCCGGCCTGGCCTTCGTGCTGGGCAGCACGGAGGAGGAGGCGCAGGCCAAGCACAAACACGTGCTGGACCTGGCCGACGACCTGCTGTGCGTCGAATACCTCAGCGAATCCATCGGTTACGACCTGACGCAGCACCCGGTGAACGCGCCCTTCCCCATCGAAGAGATCGTGGCTCGTTGCGAGTTCCCGGCCGAGGATGTGCGCCGCATGCTGACACCGGCGGTAGAAGCCAATCAGTCCATCGCCGACTATTGCCGCGACTACGCCCGCAAGCCGCGCGGCCACGCCATCTTCGTCGGCACCCCCGACCAACTGGCGCAGCGCATGGAAACCTGGATCGACGCCGGCGCCTGCGACGGCTTCACCCTGCAGCCGGGCTTCATGCCGCAGGAACTGGAACTGTTCTGCAAAGAGGTCGCCCCCCTGTTGCAGCAGCGCGGCCTGCTGCGCAATGAGTACCAGGGCCCGACCCTGCGCGACCATCTGGGTCTGGGAGGTCAGGCATGACAGCCCATTCCGTCGAACGGGCCTTCGTGCGTGTGGCCGAAGGCCAGGTGCACCTGCGCCAGATCGTGACACCAGGGGCGGCCAAGCCGCCCCTTTTCCTGTTGCACGCCTCACCCGCCTCTTCCCGCTGGCAGGTGGGCTTGATGCAGGCGCTGGCGCCCTCGGGCCGCACGGTGATAGCACCAGACACGCTGGGCAACGGCGATTCCCCGGCACCGGCGGTGGCCGATCCCGACATCGCCTATTTCGCCGACAGCATCCTGCGCCTGGCAGACGCCATGGGCATCGAGACGTTCGACGTCTATGGCGCCCACACCGGGGCCCGCACGGCGTGTGAATTGGCGGCCATGGCCCCCGGCCGGGTGCGCCACGCCGTGCTGGACGGCATCAAGGAATATGACGAGGAAACCAAGGCCGCCATCCTGAAGCACTACGCGCCCAAGGTGGAGCCGGACGACCATGGCACCCACATGGTCTGGGCCTATCACTTCGTGCGCGACCAGGCCCTGTACTTCCCGCATTTCATGCGCGATCCGGAACACCGCCTGCCCGGCTTCATGCCGCCGGCCCGCGTGCTGCACGACGCCACCCTGGATGTGCTGAAGGCCCTGGACACCTACGCCCTGCCCTATCTGGCGGCCTTCCGCTACCGCCCGCTGGAACGCCTGCCGGTCATCGAATGCCCAGTGCTGATGCTGAAGGCGGAGCGGGAACTGGCGGTGCTGAACGCCGCCATCGATGAGGCGGCGGCACTGCTGAAGCGCGGCACCGTGGCCGCCGTGGCGTCGGATGCCGAAGCCAAGGCCAAGGCCATGGTCGCCTTCCTGGATGGAGTAGCCGCATGACCGCCCATACCTCAGGCACGACCCGGCTGCCGGCGGCGGTCTGCATCGGTTTCGGTGTCGGTACGATCGGCGTGTCCATCATGCTGAACACCGTCACCGCCTATTTCCCGGCCTTCATGTCCACCGTTCTGGGCAAGAACACGGAGCTGGCGGGCTACCTGCTGATGGCGTCGAAGCTGTACGACGCCATCGCCGACCTGATCATCGGCACGCTTAGCGACAAGACGCGCAGCCGCTGGGGCCGCCGCCGGCCCTATCTGCTGCTGGGCGCCCTGGTTTCGGCGGGCTCGTTCCTGATGATCTTCGCCGCCCCCGCCACCCTGGGCGACACGGGGCTTATCGTCTACATGATGGCGGCGCTGGTGATCTATTCCACCGGCTATTCGCTGTTCAACGTGCCCTACATGGCCATGCCGTCGGAAATGACACCGTCGCGTTATGAACGGTCGCGCCTGCTGTCCTTCCGCACCGTGTTCGTGTCGCTGGGCCAGATCCTGGCCATGGCCGGTACCGCCGCCCTGATCCAGCGCGGGGGCGGCGGGTCCGAACGGCTATTGGGCGATGGGCTGGGTGATGGCGCTGGTCATCGGCACCGCCATGGCCCTGTCCTTCTTCGGCACCGCCAAGGCGCCGGTGGTGGAGGCGACGGCGGCCACGGTGGCACGGCCGGTCGGCACGGCCGGCGCCCTGCTGTCGGTCCTGCGCAACCGGCCCTTCTGCCTGCTGATGGGCGCCAAGATCTGCCAGTTCCTGGCCTTCGCCAGCCTGGCCGGCACCAGCCTGCTGTTCATGCTGAACGTGCTGCACATCGGCTACACCGGCCAGATGCAGTTGGCCTTCGCGCAGAACATCGCGTCCGGCCTGTCCATGCCCGGCTGGCTGTGGCTGGAGCGCCGCACCGGCAAGCGCAACGCCTATCTGGTCGGGATCGGCGTGATGGCGCTGGCGGCGCTCAGCTGGCTGTTCGTGGGCGATGACGGCGTGGGCACCGTGGGCCTGATCACCCGGGGCATCGCCAGCGGCATCGGCGCCGGCGGCATGATCCTGCTGTCCATCTCCATGCTGTCGGACACGCTGGCCTATGACCGCGACCTGACCGGCCTGCGCCGCGAGGGTCTGCTGTCCAGCATCACCGCCGTGATCGAGAAGACCTCGTTCGCGCTGGGCGTCGCCCTGGTCGGCATCATGCTGAACGCCGCCCACTACGTGCCGACCAAGAACGGCCAGCTGGTGGACCAACCGCATTCCGCCGTGCTGGCGCTGTACGCCGGTTACGCCGGCCTGCCGGTCATCCTGTTCCTGTGCAACGCCGCCTGCATCTGGTTCTACACCCTGGGCGCCCGCAGCCCGGAATTCCAGGTGACGGTGATCGACCCGGAACCGGCGGCGAACTGAAAACCTGGGCCGCCACCCCGCGATGGCGGCCCAGTCGGTCATTCCGGCAGGTGGCAGGGGCCCATCTGGCCGTTGGGGCAGGTCGTGCCGGAGGTGGTGTCGCCCAGCACCGTCGGGCCGTATTCGAAGCCGACCAATATCTTCTGGCCCTTGTAGCCGTCGTAGGTCTGCTCAAACGGCCCCTTCGCGGTGGAGTAGGTCGCCTGCCGCATGTCCAGGCCATCCATGTTGGCACCGGTGAAATCGGCGCCCCGGATGTCGGCCTGGTTCAGGCTGGCCGGCGTGTGGGTCGGGTCGCTGGACGGCGTCAGTTGCACGCCCTTCAGGGTGGCACCGACCAGGGACGCCTCATAGAAATCCGCCGCCGACAGCTGGGCATTGCTGAAATTCGCCAGGGCCAGCTTGGCACCGGGGAACTTGGCGAGGTTGAGAAAGGCGCCTTGCGCACTGGCCGGCTGATTGCCCAGGAAGGCCGAGGTGAGGAACAGCGCGCCGCTGAAATCGACGCCGTCGCAATGCGCGCCGTCCAGATTGGCGTTCACCAGGAAGGCGCCGGTGGCCACGGCGGATTCACGCTTGGGCGTGGCGCCAACCAGCGTCGCCGTATCCTCCGCGATCAGGAAGGCGCTGTCCAGGTTGGCGGATGTCAGGTTGGTGCCCACCAGCTTGGCCCCTTTCATCAAGGCGCCCCGCAGCTTGGCCCCCTGAAGGTTGGCCCCCTGCAACTGCACCTCATACATCCTGGTACCCACCAGGGAGGCGCCGGACAGGTCGATACCATGCAGATCCAAGCCACTGGGCAGCAGGGCGCCGTCCGCCACCAGGGATGGGATGGCCGCCGGGATGCCGGTGATGGTGGCGCCCGTCAGGTCCAGCCATGACCAGTTGGAGGAGAGCGCACCGAACGGCACGGTGGAGCCGGAGAAGGTGGTGCGGTTGGTGGCCGCGCGCGTGAAGTTGGGTGACGGGCTGAACGCCACTCCGCTGAGGTTCACATTGTCGAAGTGTGTCCCCAACAGGATGGCGCCGGTGAAAACACACCCCACCAGCGTGGCGTGGGTGAAGTCCGCCCCCGTCAGGTCGGCGTCCGTGAAATCGGCGTGGTCCAGCGTAGCGCCCTTGAAGGTGGCACCCGCCAGGTGCGCGCCGGTGAATTTCCGGCCGGTGAGGATGGCCCCATCAAAGATCGCCCCCGGCATGTGCGCGCCGATGGCGTCGATGTCGGACAGGTTGGTGCCGGTGAAGTCCGCCTTGGTCCAGTCCGCCCCCGCCAGATGGCGGCCCGCCAGGTTGGCGTGGCGCAGCGTGGCCCCCTCGAACTTGGCACCCGCCCAGCCCGGAACCTGCGATAGGCCGGCACGCGTGAGATTGCACTGCCGCATGTCGGCGTTGTTGAGGGACAAGGCTCCCAGATCCGTATTCGACAGATCCAGCGCGTAACCGGAATTGGTGATGACCAGGATGGCAAGCAGGTCGCCCCCGCCGACATGGAAGGCGACAGGGCTGTCCGAGGTGTTGACGCTGCCGTCGCCCAGACCGAATTCCTGCGGATACCAGCCGCCGGAATAGCCGGAGAGGTACTTGCCGTGGTCGGGACCGGCTGTCACTTGCAGGGCAACATTGCCGTGGCCCAGGTTGGACAGGCGGAAGGTCTGTTCGGGGCCGACTTTATCTGATGTGAAGTGGGAGCCAAACCCCTCCCAGATGTACATGCTGGATTTGTCGGTGTGCTGCGGCATGCTGTAGTGCGAATTCCAGTAATGATTAAATGTGTTTCCCCTATCGTCGGTCAGTGTCGTCCTGATCGCGATGCAACTGCCGCCAAGATTGAAAACGGAAAACCCCCGGCCGCTGCTTCCGAAGCCTATGATCGCGAAGCCGCCGGCGTAGTTGTATTCATTCGTATACGCATTGGCGTAACCCACACCTTGCCGTTCGAATGACCAGTTGGTGATCGGATCCATCGTTATCTCCTGTCGCGTCGAACGGATGACTTCAGTTGGACTTGGGCGTCGAGGGGATGTACTGGCTGATCGCCGGCTCCGTTCGCCCACCTGGCCCCTGGCCCGCCTGGAAGGTGACCGCGTAGGCGTTGCGCCACAGGTCGACGGCCAATGCCGCGACGTTCAGGCCCTGCTGCGCCGCCAGGTGCTGGCCGCCGGGGGCGTAGATATCCAGCCAGAAATCGTCGGCGTCGTAGCCATTGCCGATCTGGCTGAGCACGAAGGCGTAGTTGGCGACGTCCACGCTTATCGACAGATAGGCGACGTTGGTGTCGGCCGGCGCACGGGCGACCAGCGGCGTCCAATAGGGCGTGTCGATGCCGTTGAACGCCGGCACCGGGTGGCCGCCGCGGCTGAAGGCCTGGATGCGCTGGTTGCCGGCCTCCAGCACCAGGATGGTCTGGTCCGGCCGCAGGGCGGTCAGCGTGGGCGCCGACACGCGGCCCGGCCCGGTACCCGGCCCGGCCGCGCTGAACGCCCACGGCGCCTTCGCATCCGGGCTGTCCGCGGCCGGCAGCCGCAGGATCTGGATGGAATTGTATTCGGGGTTGACGCCGACGACGTAGCCGTTGGTGTGGATGGCCAGCGCGGTGGGCAGCAAGGCGAAGCGCCCCCAGCTGCGCCCCGACGTCAGATCGAAGCGGCGGGACGCGTCCCCCATCGGCACCGCCGGGTCGGTGACCGGCTTGACCGCGCGCAGGTGGAAGCCTGATTGGGAGTCGCCAGAGGGGTCGAGATAGAAATATCCGCCGGCCGCCTTCTCACCGGCCACTTTCAACGTGCGGAGATATAGCAGCAGCGGCGGCTTGGAATAGCCCGCCGGGGCCGCCATATAGCCCGCCTGCGGCCAGAACGGGCTACCATCGCCCGCGATCGGCTTGAAGCCGATGTTCTGCAGGGTGAACAGCTCCGTCTGTGACGGGTCGCCGCCCACCGGCGGGATGCCCAGGCCGGACGCCTGCCAGCTGTACCCCAGGATTCCCAGATCGTCGCTGAGGGTGATGCCGTTCAGCGCCTCCAGCACGTGGCCGGTGGGACCGGTGCCGAGATCCCGCCGGGTGGCGGCCGGCGCCTGCCCCGCCTTTTCCCAGAAATAGCCGGTGCCGCCGGTATTGGGACCGTAGGCCAGCAGATGGCTGTGCAGGTAACGGGTGTCGGCGCTCAGCGGATACAGGCTCTGTTCCACGGCGACGGTCACGGCCAGGATGCCCTGGCCATGCTCATCCTTGGCATTGATCAGATTGTCCACGGTGGCGGACAGCCCCTTGCCCACGCCCCATCCGTTCTGGTCGAACAGGGCGACGACGAAGGTCACCTGCCCGCCCACCGGCACGTCGCTCCAGTCGATGCGGATCGACGGGGTCTGCGGGTCGGCAATCGTGCCGGAATAGCTGCGGGTGGTGTTGCCGGTGTACTGCGCCGTGACGGTGTAGCGGGTGGCCGTGGCGGGAAAGGTTTCACCGGTGACGGGCACCAGGGTGATGCGGGCGTCCATCGTCACCTTGAACGCGAACTCCACCACCCGGGGGGAGCCGATGACCTCCCCGATGGTTTGCGCCAGTTGGGCCACCGCCCCCTCCAGCGCCAGCACCTTCACCGCCCAGCCGACGAAGGGGATGGCCTCCTCCACCTCTTCCGCGCCGAAATAAACCGCCAGCTTCGCGATCACCTCGGTCGATGTCAGCACCTTGGTGATCAGGGATTCAGACAGGCTGATCAGGGCGGCGGAAATATCGTTGCCGGTATTTTCCGACCCGGTGAAAAGGTCGCGCGCCACCGTGAAGATCGAATAGGCCGTCGATAGCAGGAAGCCGGGACTCTCGAATATGTTCTCGAACAGGGTGCTGCTTTCCTCCCCCACCCCGGTGATGAGCGAATAGGTGGGAACGGCCAGGTCGATCAGCACCGTCATGGCGATGCCCAGCCAGGCCGCGTCCGGATCCCATTCACTGTGCGACGTGACGCCCAGGCTGCCGATCACCAGCCTGATTTCACCAACCGGCCCCTGGTCGCTGGGCGGCGTGAAGGTCAGATGGCGGTTCTCGGCCGAAACCGGAATGCCCAGGAAGGTGCTTTCAGCGCTGATGGGACCGCAGAATTTCAGCGTGTTCTTGCTGGGCCCACCCAGCAGGTCCAGGAAATCCTGGGCATTGGGATCACCGGTGAGCGCCAGCCATTCCTTCACCACCGCCTGCAGCGCGTCCTTGGCCAGTTCGGTCCAGATGTTGTCGGGGACGATCATCTTGGTCGTCCCGTCCGCCTTCAAAAAGGTGACGAACGCCGATCCATGCCGGACGAAGCTGTTGGTGACCGTGAGGTCCATGGTGAAGTCGGGCTTGAAGCTGTTGAGCGTCAGCGACAGCCCGAAGTTGGGGCCGGCATCCTCAAGGTCCAGCTTGTAGCCACCGGTCGGCGCCCCCGCCGCCACGGCCAGGCGGGGCTTGGGCGCGCTGAGGTCCAGGCAGCTCACGCCCGGCAGCAGGTTCCAGCGCCCGCCTTCCAAGGCCGGGTCGCTGTATATTCCCGTCTTGGCGTCGATCGACACCTGCGTCGTGGAATTCAGCACGCCGGGATTCAGGGTGTAGGTGTGGAAGGGCTTGCCGTCGGGCCGCAGCACCGGCTTGCCATGGTCGTCCAGCACCGCTTCCGGGGTGCACCAGGACGCCCCGCAAAAGGTGATGGCCTGCTCCAGCTGGATCAGGGTGTCCGTCGCCGTGACATGACCCAGCACCGTTTCGGCATGGCCGGGCGTCAGCATGGTGACGCTGGGGTTAAGGAAGATGACGGCCCGCGCCACGTCCTTGGCCGTGTAATGGCCGCTGTCGCCCGGCGTCGCCACCGCGATGGCCGCCAGGGTGGGAAAGCCGCTGGCGTCGGGTGGGCCATAGACCCGCATCAGCCGCACGACCTTGGCGTCGTTGGCGACGGTGGCGGCGAAGTGCGTGGGCGCAGCCACCGCACCTTCGGCAAACCCGGCGGCGCGCAACGTGGAAACGGTGTGAGCCTTCAGGGGGTATGAGGCACGCCCGGCGCGCAGGCGATAATCCGCCTGGCCTGGCGTGCCCAGGAAGCCAAGATCGAAGTGGATATCGCGCGCCGCGCCCACCGTGCCTTCGGTCATGTAAACCCCTCCGCTTCGGACTTGGCAATGCCACTCTTGCGGGCATTGATAAGTAGAAAATCAGAGGATTTCCACGTTCAAGAAGGATGGGAACAACCTGGAAATTATCAATGAAGGACGTACGCAAACTGAAGTAGGGATGCCGCCAATCCTAGAAACATTCCTCTTCCAGCTTCTTCAGGTCCGCCAGGGCCTGTTCGTCCCCATGCTCCTCAAACAGCTCCACCATGTAATAGGTATGGGAATGGAGCAGCAGCAACTGGTCCTGGACGCGGGTCGCATCGTTGCCCGCCTTGGCCAGCCGCTCCTTGAAGCGGTCCCAGAAGGCGTTGCCGGTGGCCGGGTCGTCGATATAGCGGGAAAGGTGCCCCAGCACCGTCCGCATGTTGCCTTCGAAATCGATGCCGATGAAGCTGACGTAGCGGTCCGCGGCGGAACTGACGGTCATGATAAGCCCTCAGGATCTGGATGATGGCCCCGACCGTGACAAAGGCGCCCGTCACCGGCAACAACGCCGGCCCCAGCCGCCTTCCCCTCGCATGAACGGCATTATCCCCGCACGAACGGTATGCTGCGTGCCCTCAATCGCCGGGCGCCCCCTGGGCTTGGCTTCCTCGCGTTTCAGTCCGCTTGGCGCTCCCCGAAACGCTCCGGCGGCCGCAGTCGCGGCCTGTACCGGTACGAGACACCCTCTCGTACCGTCAAACCGCCAGCAACTGGCGAACCAGCTTGACCTTGTCGCGCCCGATGGGGATGCGCAAACCGGGATCGCCCGCCAGATGCAGGCCCCAGCGTCCGTCCACCCGGTCGGCGGCCAGGACATGGCGCAAATTGACCAGATGCTTGCGGTGCACGCGCACAAACAGCCCGGGGTCGACCCTGCGCTCCAGCTCCGCCAGCGGCAGGGGGCACAGGGATGATGCCCCCGGCGTCACCGCCTGGGAATAATGCCCCTGGGCGGTCAGGCAGACGATGTCGGCGATGTCGATCAGGACCGTGCCCTTGCCGCGCAGGACGGGCAATTTCAGCAGGTGCGGCTGCCCGGCCGGCTGTTCAGTGCCCATGGCATGATCGCCCTGGATGTAGAACATCATGCAGAATCCCTGCCCGCTGACGAAGCGCGTGACCTTGGCCACCAGGCTGCCCATGGGCGTGGTGACCATCATCGACGCCGTGCCGTCGTTCGCCGCCGCCGCGGTGTCGATCAGCCACCGCACCTTGGTCCGCGCGGCGGCCGGGTGGAATTCCAGGATGTCGCGGCCAATGGCGTCATTGGCCCGCACGGCCATCAGGCGCCGCACCTGTTCGTTCACCGCCAGGACGCGGCGCTGATCATCCAGCAGAATGACGCCGACGGGCGCCCGCTGAAGCTGGTATTCGAAACTGGGCGCCAGGGCGCCGGCGGCGGTCATCGTGCGCGCTGTCCTCCCCCAGGGGGAAAGCCGGATTGCTGGCGCTATCCTGACACGCCGGACGCGGTTGCGAAAAGGGCCTGCTTACCGATAGGGGAAGGTCGGCTGTCCCTCGGCCGCCTGCATCAGCGCGGCGGCCTCGCCCCCGTTGGCGCGCTGGCGCAGCAGGGCGCGCCGGGCCACGGCGAACAGGGCCACGGCAATGACGAGCGCCGGGATCACCACCACGGCGATGGAGTAACCGACCTGGGTCGGGTCCTTGAACACCTTTTCCGTCAGCGTCGCCACCATCAGCGGCCCCAGGGTGGCGCCGATGATGGTGTTGGCCAGGCCGCAGAGGGCGATGGCGCTGCCCCGCATGCTGGGCGGCACGATGTTCTGCAAGGTGGCGAAGGTGGTCGCACCCACCACGGCGTAGATGGCG
This genomic window contains:
- a CDS encoding PAS domain-containing transcriptional regulator; its protein translation is MTAAGALAPSFEYQLQRAPVGVILLDDQRRVLAVNEQVRRLMAVRANDAIGRDILEFHPAAARTKVRWLIDTAAAANDGTASMMVTTPMGSLVAKVTRFVSGQGFCMMFYIQGDHAMGTEQPAGQPHLLKLPVLRGKGTVLIDIADIVCLTAQGHYSQAVTPGASSLCPLPLAELERRVDPGLFVRVHRKHLVNLRHVLAADRVDGRWGLHLAGDPGLRIPIGRDKVKLVRQLLAV